A genomic window from Streptomyces mirabilis includes:
- a CDS encoding chitinase: MRRSGPLRALLSGATATTLTAGLVALGGGGALAAERAPAQVARHMPAHVAAPYFEAWTGESPAALAAESGNKYLTMAFLQTAATGSCTAYWNGASTQPIAEATFGGDIATIQAHGGNVVPSFGGYSADTTGTELADSCTDIDAIASVYESLVKTYGVTRIDLDIEADSINNTAGIDRRNKAIAKVERWAERTGRSVQFSYTLPTTATGLAPNGVALLRNAVDNGARVDVVNIMTFDYWDGATHDMAADTRTATSGLHDQLAALYPKKNPAKLWHMIGVTEMPGIDDYGPEETFTPQDAVKVENWAVAKGIDTLSFWALQRDNGGCVGTAGANSCSGIAQDTWTFSHIFEPFARGIRVGTGSGIG; this comes from the coding sequence ATGAGACGATCTGGGCCACTTCGCGCGCTGCTGTCCGGCGCCACCGCGACCACTCTCACAGCCGGGCTGGTCGCGCTCGGCGGAGGCGGCGCGCTCGCCGCGGAGCGGGCACCCGCGCAGGTGGCGCGGCACATGCCCGCGCATGTGGCGGCGCCGTACTTCGAGGCGTGGACGGGCGAGAGCCCCGCCGCCCTCGCCGCCGAGTCGGGCAACAAGTACCTCACGATGGCCTTTCTCCAGACGGCCGCGACGGGCTCGTGCACCGCGTACTGGAACGGCGCCTCCACCCAGCCGATCGCCGAGGCGACCTTCGGCGGGGACATCGCCACGATCCAGGCGCACGGCGGCAACGTCGTCCCGTCCTTCGGCGGCTACAGCGCCGACACCACCGGAACCGAACTGGCCGACAGTTGCACCGACATCGACGCCATCGCCTCGGTCTACGAAAGCCTCGTCAAGACCTACGGCGTCACCCGGATCGACCTCGACATCGAGGCCGACTCCATCAACAACACCGCCGGGATCGACCGCCGCAACAAGGCCATCGCCAAGGTGGAGCGCTGGGCCGAACGGACCGGCCGCAGCGTGCAGTTCTCCTACACTCTGCCGACCACCGCCACGGGCCTCGCACCCAACGGCGTGGCGCTGCTGCGCAACGCCGTCGACAACGGCGCGCGCGTGGACGTCGTCAACATCATGACGTTCGACTACTGGGACGGAGCCACCCACGACATGGCGGCCGACACCAGGACCGCCACCTCCGGGCTGCACGACCAACTCGCCGCGCTCTACCCGAAGAAGAACCCGGCGAAGCTCTGGCACATGATCGGCGTCACCGAGATGCCCGGCATCGACGATTACGGCCCGGAGGAGACCTTCACCCCGCAGGACGCGGTGAAGGTGGAGAACTGGGCGGTCGCCAAGGGCATCGACACGCTCTCCTTCTGGGCCCTCCAGCGCGACAACGGCGGTTGCGTGGGCACGGCCGGCGCCAACTCCTGCTCCGGCATCGCCCAGGACACCTGGACCTTCAGCCACATCTTCGAGCCGTTCGCGCGGGGCATCCGCGTCGGTACCGGATCCGGCATCGGCTAG
- a CDS encoding CGNR zinc finger domain-containing protein encodes MNLDHVFVCGNPALDFAATLRARRSLRFEMLASPDRLDAWYLESGVVDSVSASQDSDVGRATALREAVYALVTARRLGEAYDDEALAVLNAAARNAAATPQLTPAGRWTAATPEEALSTVARLAVELLGGPDVPLLKECGNPECTRIYIDRSRGMRRQWCGMESCGNRIKAAAYRARKRETRTVATA; translated from the coding sequence GTGAATCTGGATCACGTCTTCGTCTGCGGGAACCCGGCCCTCGACTTCGCCGCGACACTCCGCGCTCGCCGCTCGCTGCGGTTCGAGATGCTCGCTTCACCGGACCGCCTCGACGCCTGGTACCTGGAGTCCGGAGTCGTCGACTCCGTCTCCGCGAGCCAGGACTCCGACGTCGGGCGGGCGACGGCGCTGCGGGAGGCCGTCTACGCGCTGGTCACCGCCCGCCGGCTGGGCGAGGCGTACGACGACGAGGCCCTGGCCGTGCTGAACGCCGCGGCCCGGAACGCCGCGGCGACACCGCAGCTCACTCCGGCGGGCCGGTGGACGGCGGCGACCCCGGAGGAAGCGCTGTCGACGGTGGCGCGGCTCGCCGTCGAGCTGCTGGGCGGACCGGATGTGCCGCTGCTGAAGGAGTGCGGCAACCCGGAGTGCACCCGGATCTACATCGACCGCTCGCGGGGCATGCGTCGGCAGTGGTGCGGCATGGAGTCCTGCGGCAACAGGATCAAGGCCGCGGCCTACCGCGCCCGCAAGAGGGAGACGCGGACGGTCGCGACCGCCTGA
- a CDS encoding ATP-binding protein, which yields MAFQAIGLTATPRRGLVARLCRRQEEQEESGRKAPLTSWFARHQALWSRTLAPVRPFDAPRGRATDWDASWPLPRELTSVRQGRRLVTGQLGDWGLRDLADTAELLVSELVTNALCHTRGPLRLNLQVRESRLRCEVEDTDPTGPVRRVVDADAEGGRGIDLLDLLAEAWGSTTTATGKTMWFQLPAKASSPQGSAASD from the coding sequence ATGGCCTTCCAGGCCATCGGCCTCACCGCGACCCCGCGCAGGGGACTCGTTGCCCGGCTTTGCCGCCGACAGGAAGAGCAGGAGGAGTCGGGGCGGAAGGCCCCACTCACCTCGTGGTTCGCCCGGCACCAGGCTCTCTGGTCGCGCACGCTGGCACCCGTACGTCCCTTTGACGCGCCTCGCGGCCGTGCCACCGACTGGGACGCCTCCTGGCCCCTGCCGCGGGAGCTGACCTCGGTCCGCCAGGGCCGCCGCCTGGTGACCGGACAACTGGGCGACTGGGGTCTGCGGGACCTGGCCGACACGGCCGAGCTCCTGGTCAGCGAACTGGTCACCAACGCCCTGTGCCACACGCGCGGCCCACTGCGGCTCAACCTGCAGGTGCGCGAATCCCGCCTGCGGTGCGAGGTCGAGGACACCGACCCCACCGGGCCCGTACGGCGTGTCGTCGACGCCGACGCGGAAGGCGGGCGCGGCATCGACCTGCTCGACCTGCTCGCCGAGGCCTGGGGCAGCACCACCACCGCCACCGGCAAGACCATGTGGTTCCAACTGCCGGCGAAGGCGTCCTCGCCGCAGGGGTCAGCCGCCTCCGACTGA
- a CDS encoding TetR/AcrR family transcriptional regulator, which produces MPRPPDPAKRRDLLDRVREYMIRNGLVDLSLRPLARALGTSDRMLLYYFGTKERMVAEALALDERRPLLRTRSLLGVVDAPRDPAWARGFMEEVWQQFADPDLRAALPLYLEIMVTGLLHPDRYGPVMRDTLAEWTGLLTSVFRDMGLPEARARTEAVLLVDACFGLLVAPVVDRDWDAADAAFRVLLDRLEPGWRTT; this is translated from the coding sequence ATGCCGCGCCCGCCCGACCCGGCCAAACGACGCGACCTGCTGGACCGGGTCCGCGAGTACATGATCCGCAATGGCCTGGTGGACCTGTCCCTCCGCCCGCTGGCCCGGGCCCTGGGCACCAGCGACCGCATGCTCCTGTACTACTTCGGCACCAAGGAACGCATGGTCGCCGAGGCGCTCGCCCTGGACGAGCGGCGACCGCTCCTGCGCACCCGGAGCCTGCTCGGCGTCGTCGACGCTCCCAGGGACCCGGCATGGGCCCGCGGCTTCATGGAAGAGGTCTGGCAGCAGTTCGCCGACCCCGACCTGCGCGCCGCGCTCCCCCTCTATCTCGAGATCATGGTCACCGGTCTGCTCCACCCCGACCGATACGGACCCGTCATGCGCGACACGCTCGCCGAGTGGACGGGCCTGCTCACCTCCGTCTTCCGCGACATGGGCCTGCCCGAGGCGCGAGCGCGCACCGAGGCCGTCCTCCTGGTCGACGCGTGCTTCGGTCTGCTCGTCGCACCCGTGGTCGACAGGGACTGGGACGCGGCCGACGCGGCCTTCCGCGTCCTCCTCGACCGCCTCGAACCCGGCTGGCGAACCACGTAG
- a CDS encoding allene oxide cyclase barrel-like domain-containing protein, translating to MRRISQRCLSAVAGLAAALVVAPPASAATSTPYGRPDTQPRTQVFQLVAKQTQSESLDLGKKGLSRGDELVIAEDLYRDGRRIGDHSVVCVHVHLDPDELQCVGTFALPQGQIASQALLHLPPAPSIDIAVTGGSGAFSSARGYVHTVPAGKTVRNLTFHLTLDASSGT from the coding sequence ATGCGCAGGATCAGTCAGCGCTGCTTGAGTGCGGTCGCGGGCCTGGCCGCCGCCCTCGTCGTCGCCCCGCCGGCATCGGCCGCGACGTCAACCCCGTACGGCCGACCGGACACCCAACCGCGCACGCAGGTGTTCCAGTTGGTCGCCAAACAGACCCAGTCCGAATCCCTCGACCTGGGCAAGAAGGGGCTCAGCCGGGGCGACGAGCTCGTCATCGCCGAGGACTTGTACCGCGACGGCCGGAGGATCGGCGACCACAGCGTGGTCTGCGTCCATGTCCACCTCGATCCGGACGAGCTCCAGTGCGTCGGAACCTTCGCTCTGCCGCAGGGGCAGATCGCCTCGCAGGCGCTGCTCCACCTGCCGCCGGCCCCCTCCATCGACATCGCCGTCACCGGCGGTTCGGGTGCCTTCAGTTCGGCTCGGGGCTACGTCCACACCGTCCCCGCCGGGAAGACGGTACGGAACCTCACCTTCCACCTCACCCTTGACGCCTCATCAGGAACCTGA
- a CDS encoding VOC family protein: MDLKLEVIVLPVSDVDRARSFYEAAGFRMDADHAAHDDYRVVQFTPPGSECAIIFGKGVTSAEPGSVRGLYLIVPDIEKAHAELSGRGVEMSEVFHDAGGIFQHGHGAQGVTYQGGEAERVPGPHPDRADYGSYATFSDPDGNGWVLQEVRKRAPGR, encoded by the coding sequence ATGGACCTGAAACTCGAAGTCATCGTGCTGCCTGTCTCCGACGTCGACCGGGCCAGGAGTTTCTACGAGGCGGCGGGATTCCGGATGGACGCCGACCACGCCGCCCATGACGACTACCGGGTGGTGCAGTTCACGCCGCCCGGCTCCGAATGCGCCATCATCTTCGGCAAGGGGGTCACCTCCGCCGAGCCCGGTTCGGTCCGGGGCCTGTACCTCATCGTCCCGGACATCGAGAAGGCCCACGCGGAGCTCAGCGGCCGGGGCGTCGAGATGAGCGAGGTGTTCCACGACGCCGGAGGGATCTTCCAGCACGGCCACGGCGCCCAGGGGGTCACCTACCAGGGCGGGGAGGCGGAACGGGTGCCCGGCCCGCACCCCGACCGCGCCGACTACGGCTCCTACGCCACCTTCAGCGACCCGGACGGCAACGGCTGGGTGCTCCAGGAGGTGAGGAAGCGGGCCCCCGGCCGCTGA